Below is a window of Mucilaginibacter sp. PAMC 26640 DNA.
GCGGTACCGGCATTTTTTTCAAAAGGTGCCAGTGCCAGTGCAGATGTATTGGGACTGATGAGCCCTACGCAGCAAAGAATTAAAAATATCATAACGATTGTGCCACCCAGGCCAATCCAGCCCTGCAGCGATCCGGTGATAAATACCAGGGCTATCAGCACCATGGCAATCAATACAGTACTTACTATCTGTTCGCTTTTATAACGCTGTATTAAAAAACTGTTCACCTGGCTGGAGCCTATAAAACCAACTGATAGGCCAGCAAATATCCAACCGTAGTTTTCTTTGCTTACATCAAATACTTCCATAAAAACAATGGGCGATGCCGATATATAAGCAAACAGGCCCGCAAAGGCCAGCGAGCCGCAAAAGGTGTAGGTATAAAACTGAGGTGTTTTTAAAACGCCCCAAAATGCACTGATGATAGGTGCCGGCTTGAGGGAATAAGACGGGTCGGGCTGGTAACTTTCGGGCAGGAGAAAAATCACTGCCAGAAAAATGAACACAGCAATTACCGCAAGAATAATAAATATCACCTGCCAGCCCAGGTGAACGGTTACATAGCCGCCAACCGTAGGGGCAATCAGCGGCGATGCCCCCAAAACCAATATGAGCAGGGCAAACACCTTAGCATTATCTTCAATAGGAAAAATATCGCGCACCATAGCCATAGCTGCCACACCGGCCGCGCAACTACCTACCGCTTGTATAAATCTTACAATGATCAGCATCTGGATACTATCTGACAGGTAACATCCCAGCGAGGCCACGATATATAACGACAGGCCGAAATACAAAGGTTTTTTGCGCCCGAATTTATCCAGCAAAGGGCCATAAAGCAACTGCCCGGCAGATATCCCTATAAAAAAACTGGATAACGACAGGGCCACATTCTCCGTAGTAGTATGTAGTGACGCGGCAATTGCAGGGAAACCCGGCAAATACATATCAATAGAAAAGGGCCCCAAAGCAGTAAGCGAACCAAGGATCAGGATCAGTAAAAAATAGCGCTGTTTAGTCATTTGCAGTAAAGAACGGAGTTTTATTCCGGCTTAAAAAAACCAGTATAGATTATTACAATAAATAACAGCTCGGTAAAATAGTAGGGGTATTAACTTTATAAGCTTAATCCTTGGGTTCCCAAAGTTCTATTTTATTGCCTTCAGGGTCCATAATATGTACAAATTTGCCATAATCATAGCTTTCAATTTTATCGGTAACGGTTACCCCATCTGCGCGCAGTTGCTCAACCAGTTCTTCCAGGTTCTCTACCCGGTAGTTGATCATGAATTCTTTGGCAGATGGCTCAAAGTATTTTGTATTAGCAGCAAAAGGGCTCCATTGGGTAGATCCTTTTTGGGTTCCGTCTGGGTTTTGGTACCATTCAAAGTTGGCGCCGTACTGATCTGCGGGTAGCCCGAGGTTTTTACTGTACCAATCCCGCATTTTTTGCGGGTCGTCGCACTTAAAGAAAACACCGCCGATACCAGTTACTTTTTTCATGTTTTTATGTGATTTGATTGATTTAAATGCCCACCCCAGTGCGAAAGATGCGATGAAACCTATTGTCAACAATATTTTTTTCATGATACGGACTTGCCTGCCTGGTTAAAACTCGTTTTCCCATGCCAATTTACACAAATGTTATTACTTTTAGCTGCATCTTCATTAATCTCTAAAAGACTCGAATAATGCTGGTAATATTACTCTGCATCATATTGCTTATCCTGCTTGTAAGTTGGGCAAAACTCAACCCTTTCCTGGCTTTTTTAATCGTATCCTTAATCGCCGGTTTATGCCTTGGCATCCCCCTGGAAAAGATTAGCACATCAGTTCAAAAAGGCCTGGGTGATACACTCGGCGCATTGACCATTATCATTTGCCTTGGCGCCATGTTAGGTAAACTGGTTGCTACCAGCGGTGCAGCTCAAAAAATCGCCGAAGTGCTGGTGCGTGCTTTTGGCATAAAATACATTCAGTTTGCACTTGTGGCCGCGGCCTTTGTTATCGGAATACCATTATTTTACGGTATTGGCTTTGTATTGATGGTGCCGCTTATATTTTCAATAACCTATAAGTATAAATTACCCACGGTGTATATTGGCTTGCCAA
It encodes the following:
- a CDS encoding glyoxalase, with the translated sequence MKKVTGIGGVFFKCDDPQKMRDWYSKNLGLPADQYGANFEWYQNPDGTQKGSTQWSPFAANTKYFEPSAKEFMINYRVENLEELVEQLRADGVTVTDKIESYDYGKFVHIMDPEGNKIELWEPKD
- a CDS encoding Bcr/CflA family drug resistance efflux transporter, giving the protein MTKQRYFLLILILGSLTALGPFSIDMYLPGFPAIAASLHTTTENVALSLSSFFIGISAGQLLYGPLLDKFGRKKPLYFGLSLYIVASLGCYLSDSIQMLIIVRFIQAVGSCAAGVAAMAMVRDIFPIEDNAKVFALLILVLGASPLIAPTVGGYVTVHLGWQVIFIILAVIAVFIFLAVIFLLPESYQPDPSYSLKPAPIISAFWGVLKTPQFYTYTFCGSLAFAGLFAYISASPIVFMEVFDVSKENYGWIFAGLSVGFIGSSQVNSFLIQRYKSEQIVSTVLIAMVLIALVFITGSLQGWIGLGGTIVMIFLILCCVGLISPNTSALALAPFEKNAGTASALLGASQMAIGALVSVGISLFKSKSTLPMATVIVVSAALGLLVLLIGRRAIKTKVEAKAGAGIAVH